A DNA window from Ralstonia solanacearum K60 contains the following coding sequences:
- a CDS encoding ABC transporter substrate-binding protein codes for MPTIGNRQPIPGNASTDAADAAFSGAGGHYRTEPLCRRQPAFFEAVIKMLKRFTMLLAVIASFTAHGVHADVVTIAQVLPLDGSLEMSTRATAEATEVYLHKVNDSGGINGHTFNVLTVNASSNLETALRRTAETIRQHRPAALLNYYGSTRTSALIKSGILEATRTPVIGANVSSTLVRQDPDNHWVFYVRAGVQAEAQKMVRQALSLGGRRVAILYQNDAFGEDGLRKSTDALNAVGIQPVVSRSMSEALMENAAMVKIAEDVLRASAGAILVFSDSVNAGGFLRAYCERGGNAVIITDSTPSSDELVRASSADLARGVCIAEVLPALAKRSMRLVRSFAADMAAAGRVLN; via the coding sequence GTGCCCACCATTGGCAATCGGCAGCCAATCCCTGGCAACGCAAGCACCGACGCCGCCGACGCCGCATTTAGCGGTGCCGGAGGACATTACCGAACAGAACCCCTTTGCCGGCGCCAGCCGGCTTTTTTTGAGGCGGTAATCAAGATGCTCAAACGCTTTACTATGCTGCTGGCTGTCATCGCCAGCTTCACGGCTCATGGTGTGCACGCGGATGTCGTCACGATCGCGCAGGTTCTGCCGTTAGACGGCTCACTAGAAATGTCGACACGTGCCACCGCCGAGGCGACGGAGGTCTACCTGCACAAAGTCAACGATTCAGGCGGCATCAACGGCCACACGTTCAACGTTCTGACCGTCAATGCATCCTCCAACCTGGAGACTGCGCTCCGGCGCACAGCGGAAACGATCCGCCAGCATCGACCTGCCGCACTGTTGAACTATTACGGGTCGACACGAACCTCGGCTCTGATCAAGAGCGGCATCCTTGAGGCGACTCGCACGCCGGTCATCGGCGCCAACGTATCGTCCACCCTGGTACGCCAAGATCCCGACAACCACTGGGTCTTTTACGTCCGGGCAGGCGTACAGGCGGAAGCCCAAAAGATGGTCCGCCAGGCTCTATCGCTCGGCGGCAGGCGTGTGGCCATCCTCTACCAGAACGATGCATTTGGAGAAGATGGCTTGCGCAAAAGCACGGACGCCCTGAACGCCGTCGGCATCCAGCCGGTGGTGAGTCGCTCCATGTCGGAAGCCCTGATGGAGAATGCCGCGATGGTCAAGATTGCCGAGGACGTGCTGCGCGCGAGTGCTGGCGCGATTCTGGTCTTCTCGGATAGCGTGAACGCTGGCGGATTCCTGCGAGCCTACTGTGAGCGCGGCGGGAACGCAGTGATCATCACTGACTCGACGCCTTCGTCGGATGAACTGGTGCGTGCATCAAGCGCGGACCTCGCAAGGGGCGTCTGTATTGCGGAGGTGCTGCCGGCGCTCGCCAAACGCAGCATGCGGCTCGTGCGATCTTTCGCGGCCGACATGGCCGCCGCTGGGCGGGTGTTGAACTGA
- a CDS encoding helix-turn-helix domain-containing protein yields MNRRSGTDTKSSGPSTSRLAPILVAVGARIKQCRHAADKSQERLAFEASVDRTYISSIERGIANPSVETLANICYALNVTLAELFAPLDGVPIAPTGARRANTATPPRIRRL; encoded by the coding sequence ATGAATCGTCGCTCAGGCACGGACACCAAATCCTCCGGTCCTTCAACCAGCCGCCTCGCGCCGATCTTGGTCGCTGTGGGGGCGCGCATCAAACAATGCCGGCACGCTGCTGACAAGTCGCAGGAAAGGCTCGCCTTCGAGGCGAGCGTTGACCGCACCTACATTTCATCGATCGAGCGTGGCATCGCCAACCCGTCGGTCGAGACGCTGGCCAATATTTGCTACGCGCTGAACGTCACGCTCGCCGAGTTGTTCGCGCCGCTGGATGGCGTACCGATTGCGCCAACTGGGGCGCGGCGGGCCAACACTGCGACACCGCCACGGATCAGGCGTCTCTAG
- a CDS encoding IS110 family transposase: MEMQAMHRVRQRFIVERTAVVNQMRALLLEHGIVIPVGRALFARSLPRILEDAECGLSIRMRQLLQRLRERWQGLDKEIDSVSAEIHEIARDSELCRRAATVPGVGPIIASAMVAAIGSGQAFGKGRDLAAWLGLVPKQYSTGGKSNLGGISKRGNSYLRMLLIQGARALMIHHEA; this comes from the coding sequence ATGGAGATGCAAGCCATGCATCGTGTCCGGCAGCGCTTCATCGTCGAACGTACCGCTGTCGTGAACCAGATGCGTGCCCTGCTGCTCGAGCACGGCATCGTGATCCCCGTCGGGCGTGCCTTGTTCGCACGTAGCTTGCCGCGCATTCTGGAAGATGCAGAGTGCGGCTTGTCGATCAGGATGCGCCAACTCTTGCAGCGCTTGCGGGAGCGCTGGCAGGGGCTCGACAAGGAGATCGATTCGGTTTCGGCCGAAATCCATGAGATTGCCCGAGACTCCGAGTTGTGCCGGCGCGCCGCCACCGTGCCTGGGGTCGGTCCCATCATTGCAAGCGCCATGGTCGCCGCGATCGGTAGCGGCCAAGCGTTCGGGAAGGGGCGCGACCTTGCTGCGTGGCTGGGGCTGGTCCCCAAACAGTATTCGACCGGCGGCAAGTCCAATCTCGGCGGCATCAGCAAGCGGGGCAACAGTTACTTGCGCATGCTCCTGATCCAGGGTGCACGTGCGCTGATGATCCATCATGAAGCGTGA
- a CDS encoding transposase, protein MSKEAVRVIGIDLGKNWFHLVAMDNRGHPLFRKKLNRTQLAEFAVTAPACIVAMESCPGSQYWGRRFQSAGHTVRVIPAQFVKPSTRWRCKPCIVSGSASSSNVPLS, encoded by the coding sequence ATGAGCAAAGAAGCTGTTCGCGTCATCGGGATCGATCTCGGCAAGAACTGGTTCCACCTCGTTGCTATGGACAATCGGGGCCATCCGTTGTTTCGCAAGAAGCTCAATCGCACCCAGCTCGCGGAGTTTGCCGTCACGGCACCGGCGTGCATCGTCGCCATGGAGTCTTGTCCTGGCTCGCAATATTGGGGACGTCGCTTCCAGAGCGCCGGACATACGGTGCGCGTGATTCCGGCTCAGTTCGTGAAGCCCTCAACCAGATGGAGATGCAAGCCATGCATCGTGTCCGGCAGCGCTTCATCGTCGAACGTACCGCTGTCGTGA
- a CDS encoding RHS repeat domain-containing protein yields MTPGTGTTGVSSRDDGGSAELPVTLAYRSYSIYGASDGAAQWTSNWQRSLDTNAATYSNAQVTVLRDDGSVYGFRQSGVAWTASGTQDTLSSITDAGGKTTGWQYTVVDTGTVETYDTSGKLQSVRERNGRTTTLSYNAANQLTTVTAPSGRSLGFAYDSQNRVASVTAPDGAVSGYGYNGTGMLSTITRPDGSVRQYVYDDSRFPTALTGIVDENGNRYATYAYDAQGRATSSTLAGGANAYQFQYGDNYQTTVTDPTGKTSVYSFLKQNGVLLPTSITAPCGLCGSTRQSSSYDANNNLTQETDYNGTVTTHAYDSQKREIQRVDGASTANARTTTIEWHKVWNLPLRIASPTKLEAYSYDSNGNLTRYSETPTADSDGSQGLSAATTGPARTTSWTYTADGLVATSSGPRTDMATSTTYVYRTADDTNSPPQYRKGDLYQIVDPLGHATTINQYDAGGRPLQMTDANGTVTAFTYSNRGRLISQTVTPASGTGQTTNYSYDAVGQLTKVTLLDGSTVSFSYDGAHRLTGAADSQGNSIAYTLDAMGNRTQERSKDPSGNLARQITRVFDSMNRPLKVTVGNTQ; encoded by the coding sequence GTGACTCCCGGAACTGGCACGACCGGTGTTTCCTCGCGGGACGATGGCGGAAGCGCGGAATTACCTGTCACCCTCGCTTACCGGTCCTACAGTATTTATGGGGCAAGCGACGGGGCGGCGCAATGGACGTCCAACTGGCAGCGCAGCCTGGATACAAATGCGGCGACTTACTCGAATGCTCAGGTCACTGTCTTGCGCGATGATGGCTCGGTATATGGTTTCCGCCAGAGTGGTGTGGCATGGACTGCTTCCGGTACCCAAGATACGTTGAGTTCCATCACCGATGCCGGTGGCAAGACGACCGGCTGGCAGTACACGGTAGTCGATACGGGGACGGTGGAGACCTACGACACCAGCGGCAAGCTGCAATCCGTCCGCGAGCGCAATGGCCGTACCACGACGCTCTCTTACAACGCCGCCAATCAACTGACGACAGTCACTGCCCCCAGCGGGCGCAGCCTGGGCTTCGCCTACGACAGCCAGAACCGTGTGGCGAGCGTGACCGCGCCTGACGGCGCCGTCAGCGGCTACGGCTACAACGGCACCGGTATGCTGTCGACGATCACGCGGCCAGATGGCTCCGTACGCCAGTATGTCTATGACGACAGCCGCTTCCCGACCGCACTGACGGGGATCGTGGATGAAAACGGCAACCGCTATGCGACCTACGCCTACGATGCCCAGGGGCGGGCCACCAGCAGCACGCTGGCGGGCGGTGCCAATGCGTACCAGTTCCAGTACGGCGACAACTACCAGACCACCGTCACCGACCCCACCGGCAAGACCAGCGTCTACAGCTTCCTGAAACAGAACGGCGTGCTGCTGCCGACCTCGATCACTGCGCCCTGTGGCCTGTGCGGCAGCACCCGTCAGAGCAGCAGCTACGACGCCAATAACAACCTGACCCAGGAAACCGACTACAACGGCACGGTCACCACTCACGCCTACGATAGCCAGAAGCGTGAGATCCAACGGGTGGACGGTGCTAGCACGGCCAATGCCCGCACCACCACCATCGAGTGGCACAAGGTCTGGAACCTGCCCCTGCGGATCGCCTCGCCGACCAAGCTGGAAGCCTACAGCTACGACAGCAACGGCAACCTGACCCGCTATAGCGAAACGCCGACCGCGGACAGCGACGGTAGCCAGGGCTTGAGCGCGGCGACGACCGGCCCGGCTCGGACCACCAGCTGGACCTACACCGCCGATGGTCTGGTGGCGACCAGCAGCGGCCCGCGTACTGATATGGCCACCAGCACCACCTACGTCTACCGCACCGCCGACGACACCAATTCACCACCGCAGTACCGCAAAGGTGACCTGTACCAGATCGTTGATCCGCTGGGCCACGCCACCACCATCAACCAGTACGACGCCGGCGGCCGGCCGTTGCAGATGACGGATGCCAACGGCACGGTCACCGCATTCACCTATTCGAACCGAGGCAGGCTGATCAGCCAGACCGTCACCCCGGCAAGCGGGACGGGCCAGACCACCAATTACAGCTATGACGCGGTGGGGCAATTGACCAAGGTGACGCTACTGGACGGCAGCACGGTTAGCTTCAGCTATGACGGTGCACATCGTCTGACGGGCGCAGCCGACAGCCAGGGCAACAGCATCGCCTACACGCTGGATGCGATGGGCAACCGCACCCAGGAGCGGTCTAAGGATCCGAGTGGCAACTTGGCCCGTCAGATCACCCGCGTCTTCGATTCAATGAACCGGCCGCTCAAGGTCACGGTCGGCAACACGCAGTAA
- a CDS encoding RHS repeat domain-containing protein, with product MHKLYRAISAALLLTLSTQVLAQTQVSTTQYAYDAVGNLTQITDPRGLVTTLTYDSLGRRTKVQGPPATPGGAAPTAIFSYNGQDRVRQVTDPRSLVTTYTVDGLGNTTQQQSPDTGTTNATYDAAGNLTSRTDARGKTTTFSYDALDRLTQASYASGTPTVLEYDGGTSPLPNDIGKLTKVTDEAGSTRFRYNGFGNVVNKTQTTTANGVTKDQTIAYAYGTSGSSTGHVTSMTYPSNSVIGYSYDAGGRIAGLTLTTANGSVALLSNIQYQPFGKPAGWTWGNGTAYTRSFDLSGRLTQFPLGATSGTGATPNGLSRTVNYDAASRITAYTHADTSGSTGSSTATAANQTFGYDDQGRLISYLPANSSQSYSYDANGNRTGQTVGGNSYTQTVDPASNRQTASTGPTPTTNSYDAVGNQTGDGTATYSYSDRGRLASVTKNGTTTNYLYNGLGQRVVKSGSNVPTGATRYVYDEAGHLIGEYDQSGNALQETVYLGDTPVVTIKNATPYYIYADQIDTPRVITDTNNLMVWRWDQTDPFGATLPDENPTGLGVFTYNLRFPGQVYDAETGKHYNANRDYDPASGRYVQSDPIGLNGGQWSTYAYVNGDPLGSIDPEGLQSIIACTNPANAAVCAEAGITVTPKPITLPRVIPRDIWWPDKTTGQWSCKARADCNDNIPGNCPAEPSKRFAFGGGTASDQGTARNIAKANATANLQCQPKHVSCKCTGPKGEQYSGGC from the coding sequence ATGCACAAACTCTATCGGGCAATCAGCGCTGCGCTCCTGCTCACATTGAGCACGCAGGTGCTGGCCCAGACGCAGGTCTCAACAACGCAATATGCCTACGATGCCGTGGGCAATCTGACGCAGATCACGGATCCACGTGGTCTGGTGACGACGTTGACCTACGACTCCCTGGGCCGGCGTACCAAGGTGCAAGGCCCTCCCGCCACACCGGGTGGCGCGGCGCCTACGGCCATCTTCTCCTACAACGGCCAGGATCGCGTGCGGCAAGTGACCGACCCGCGTAGCCTGGTGACGACCTACACCGTCGATGGCCTGGGCAATACCACCCAGCAGCAGAGCCCCGACACCGGCACCACCAACGCCACCTACGACGCGGCCGGCAATCTCACCAGCCGCACGGATGCCCGGGGCAAAACGACCACGTTCAGCTACGACGCGCTGGATCGATTGACGCAGGCGAGCTACGCCAGCGGCACGCCCACCGTCCTCGAATACGATGGCGGCACCAGCCCGCTGCCCAACGACATCGGCAAGCTGACCAAGGTGACCGACGAGGCCGGTAGCACGCGGTTTCGGTATAACGGCTTCGGCAATGTGGTCAACAAGACGCAGACCACCACGGCCAATGGCGTCACCAAGGATCAAACGATTGCGTACGCCTATGGCACCAGTGGCAGCAGCACCGGCCACGTCACCAGCATGACGTATCCGAGCAACAGCGTCATTGGGTACAGCTACGATGCAGGCGGCCGCATCGCGGGCCTGACGCTGACCACGGCCAATGGCAGTGTCGCGCTGCTGTCCAACATCCAATACCAGCCCTTCGGAAAGCCAGCGGGCTGGACGTGGGGAAACGGCACCGCTTACACGCGTAGCTTCGACCTGAGCGGGCGGCTGACCCAGTTCCCGCTGGGCGCGACCAGCGGCACCGGCGCGACGCCGAACGGCCTGTCGCGCACGGTGAACTACGACGCGGCCTCGCGCATCACGGCGTACACGCACGCGGACACGAGCGGCAGCACCGGCAGCAGCACGGCGACGGCAGCGAACCAGACCTTCGGGTACGACGACCAGGGCCGGCTGATCAGCTACCTGCCGGCCAACAGCAGCCAGAGCTACAGCTACGACGCGAACGGCAACCGCACGGGACAGACGGTCGGTGGCAACAGCTATACGCAGACCGTCGATCCGGCGAGCAATCGGCAGACGGCCAGCACGGGGCCGACACCGACCACGAACAGCTACGATGCAGTAGGTAACCAAACCGGTGACGGTACGGCCACCTACAGCTACAGCGATCGGGGTAGGCTGGCCAGCGTCACCAAGAACGGTACGACCACCAATTACCTGTACAACGGACTGGGCCAGCGTGTCGTCAAGAGCGGCAGCAATGTTCCGACGGGTGCGACGCGGTACGTCTACGACGAAGCGGGCCATCTGATCGGGGAATACGATCAGTCCGGCAACGCGCTCCAGGAGACGGTGTACCTGGGCGACACGCCGGTTGTGACGATCAAGAACGCGACGCCTTACTACATCTACGCGGATCAGATCGACACGCCGCGGGTGATCACGGACACCAACAACCTGATGGTGTGGCGGTGGGATCAGACTGATCCGTTTGGGGCCACGCTGCCGGATGAGAATCCGACCGGCCTGGGCGTGTTCACGTACAACCTGCGCTTCCCCGGTCAGGTCTATGACGCGGAGACGGGCAAGCACTACAACGCGAATCGGGACTATGATCCGGCAAGCGGGCGGTACGTGCAGTCGGACCCGATCGGACTCAATGGCGGGCAGTGGTCCACATACGCATATGTGAACGGCGACCCTCTGGGTAGCATTGATCCGGAAGGATTGCAGTCGATCATCGCATGTACGAACCCTGCAAACGCAGCGGTGTGCGCAGAGGCAGGCATTACCGTTACACCCAAGCCAATAACTTTGCCCCGGGTTATTCCGCGGGATATCTGGTGGCCAGACAAAACAACGGGGCAGTGGTCATGCAAGGCACGCGCTGATTGTAACGACAATATTCCTGGAAATTGTCCAGCGGAACCGTCGAAGCGCTTCGCGTTCGGCGGAGGTACTGCGAGCGACCAAGGTACGGCGAGGAATATCGCCAAAGCGAATGCTACTGCGAACCTACAGTGCCAGCCGAAGCATGTTTCGTGTAAGTGCACAGGGCCAAAGGGTGAGCAGTACTCTGGGGGATGTTGA
- a CDS encoding Imm32 family immunity protein, whose amino-acid sequence MENIFKVYCHPKAGAVFEGGLLECLDVSIQGNPDSLRKIGEFLILCADRFDGLNNDEVANFHLSDELKSWGEGCPDIIGVSLPSDAKG is encoded by the coding sequence TTGGAAAATATATTCAAAGTCTATTGCCATCCCAAGGCGGGTGCGGTCTTTGAGGGCGGATTGTTGGAGTGTCTTGATGTTTCCATTCAAGGAAATCCTGATTCGTTAAGGAAGATTGGGGAATTCTTGATTCTTTGTGCGGATAGATTTGATGGTTTGAATAATGACGAGGTCGCTAATTTCCATTTAAGCGATGAGTTGAAAAGCTGGGGTGAGGGTTGCCCGGACATCATCGGTGTGTCCTTGCCGAGCGACGCGAAAGGCTAG
- a CDS encoding 3'-5' exoribonuclease, which translates to MTSDALLARGPRSPWKTRYFIDTEFTDWKDSQLISIAIVSEDGREFYGERSDFELSACSEFVRATVLPQLGRFPGCSMPASQLAAELRAWLLAVPLKPKPVLCYDSDCDHALVTHLLGEPLPRGWKHENVFLKIDAEHFAQYIAVHGGEHHALHDARANAFAFR; encoded by the coding sequence ATGACCAGCGATGCGCTGCTGGCCAGAGGCCCACGCAGCCCGTGGAAGACGCGCTACTTCATCGATACCGAGTTCACGGACTGGAAGGACAGTCAGCTCATCAGCATTGCCATCGTGAGCGAGGATGGCCGCGAGTTCTACGGCGAGCGCTCGGACTTCGAGCTGTCCGCGTGCAGCGAGTTCGTGCGGGCGACGGTGCTGCCGCAGCTCGGCCGCTTCCCTGGCTGCTCGATGCCGGCATCGCAGCTCGCCGCTGAACTGCGGGCGTGGCTGTTGGCGGTGCCACTCAAGCCCAAGCCTGTGCTCTGCTATGACTCCGACTGCGATCACGCGCTCGTCACCCACTTGCTCGGGGAACCGTTGCCACGCGGATGGAAGCACGAGAACGTGTTTCTAAAGATCGATGCCGAGCACTTCGCGCAGTACATCGCGGTGCATGGCGGCGAGCACCACGCGCTGCACGATGCCCGCGCGAACGCCTTCGCTTTCAGGTGA
- a CDS encoding helix-turn-helix domain-containing protein, which produces MTHQVLLWWTMDFPKRLAALRKERGLTQQALADLVGVHLSQLKRYEGGTSQPTLEVLRGLAVALSVSADVLLFDTNERGPDEDFRLRFEALSRLDPDERNVVKELIDGMLLKHEARRLTGRATEASSPKP; this is translated from the coding sequence ATGACACATCAGGTTTTGTTGTGGTGGACGATGGATTTCCCGAAGCGGCTGGCCGCCCTCCGTAAAGAGCGCGGCCTGACTCAGCAGGCGCTGGCCGATCTGGTCGGCGTCCACTTGTCGCAGCTAAAGCGGTACGAAGGCGGTACCTCCCAGCCCACGCTGGAGGTGCTGCGCGGTCTCGCCGTTGCGCTGTCGGTCAGTGCGGATGTGCTGCTTTTCGATACCAACGAGCGCGGCCCGGATGAGGACTTCCGCCTGCGCTTCGAGGCGCTGTCGCGCCTGGACCCGGACGAGCGCAATGTGGTCAAGGAGTTGATCGACGGCATGCTGCTCAAGCATGAGGCGCGGCGCCTTACCGGGCGCGCCACCGAAGCCAGCAGCCCCAAGCCCTGA
- a CDS encoding CHC2 zinc finger domain-containing protein — protein sequence MARIPDAEIERLKQEVSLVRLVEASGIALKKQGKDYAACCPFHEDATPSLIVTPGKNLYHCFGCGAAGGPIDWVMQMQGVSFRHAAELLREGLPLAAEAAGSQAPVKQSTVKKLAAPVAPDADDHAALAQVIDYYHATLKQSPEALAYLQARGLTHPELIDTFKLGYANRTLGLRLPEKNRAAGAQVRGRLQRLGIYRESGHEHFNGSLVVPVFDGAGNVAEVYGRKLLDNLRTGTPKHLYLPGPHAGVWNEAAFAASREVILCEALIDAMTFWCAGFRNVTAAYGTQGFTDDHLAALRRHGVERVLIAFDRDDAGERAAQALAERLQAEGFGVYRLQFPKGMDANDYALKVQPASKSLGLLIRKAVWLGDGAAPARGALEPNVTVAPAEPEPVQDSAPALAAKETLPEAIPAEPLPAAVVPPAPRLDLAAEVSEQEVVMRFGEDEDMRRWRVRGLPKNLAVGVLKVNLMVATELAFHVDTLDLYAARARARAVFVQQAAGELRVPEAVLKAELGRVLLKLEALQDATISQALEPKAPPVPEMSEAERDAALGLLKTPDLLPRILADFESCGIVGEATNKLVAYLAAISRLLERPLAVVVQSSSAAGKSSLMDAVLAFMPPEEAVRYSAMSGQSLFYMGETNLKHKVLAIAEEEGASRASYALKLLQSDGVLTMASTGTDANGNLVAQEYKVEGPMSLFMTTTAIDVDEELLNRCLVLSVDEGREQTAAIHRRQRERRTLAGLLGQETKDAILTLHRNAQRLLRPLAVVNPYADQLTFLDDRTRTRRDHEKYLSLIDTIALLHQCQRPVKTLTVAGRQVEYIEVVPADIEAANALAHEVLGRSLDELPPQTRKLLVLVRAFVLERAQAQGVPHPEYRFTRKDVREATGWGDTQLKVHLARLAELEYLVVHRQGQGHVYELLYDGDGGNVPYLSGLLDPAHLYDGQRSGHNDARSDAGRGAVGAGSAPGQAERPAATPALARLAAAPALTAPTTRHPQDGKAASYLQASIQPLAAAGA from the coding sequence ATGGCGCGCATCCCGGACGCGGAGATCGAGAGGCTCAAGCAGGAGGTGTCGCTGGTGCGGCTGGTGGAGGCCTCGGGCATCGCGCTCAAAAAGCAGGGCAAGGACTACGCCGCGTGCTGCCCGTTCCACGAGGACGCGACGCCGAGCCTGATCGTGACGCCGGGCAAGAACCTGTACCACTGCTTCGGGTGCGGCGCGGCCGGCGGCCCGATTGATTGGGTGATGCAGATGCAGGGCGTGAGCTTCCGGCACGCCGCCGAGCTGCTGCGCGAGGGTCTGCCCTTAGCCGCTGAAGCCGCCGGGTCACAGGCGCCGGTGAAGCAATCGACGGTCAAGAAGCTGGCGGCGCCGGTTGCGCCTGACGCCGACGACCACGCCGCGCTCGCGCAGGTGATCGACTACTACCACGCCACCTTGAAGCAGAGCCCGGAGGCACTGGCCTATCTGCAAGCGCGCGGCCTCACGCACCCGGAGCTGATCGACACGTTCAAGCTTGGCTACGCCAACCGCACGCTGGGCCTGCGCCTGCCAGAAAAAAACCGCGCCGCCGGCGCGCAGGTGCGCGGGCGCCTGCAACGGCTCGGTATCTACCGCGAGTCCGGCCACGAGCACTTCAACGGCTCGCTGGTGGTGCCGGTGTTCGATGGCGCCGGCAACGTGGCCGAGGTGTATGGCAGGAAGCTCTTGGACAACCTGCGCACGGGCACGCCCAAACACCTGTACCTGCCGGGGCCGCATGCCGGCGTGTGGAACGAGGCGGCGTTCGCTGCCAGCCGCGAAGTGATCCTGTGCGAAGCGCTGATCGACGCCATGACCTTCTGGTGCGCCGGCTTCCGCAACGTGACGGCCGCCTACGGCACGCAGGGCTTTACCGACGACCACCTGGCGGCGCTGCGCCGCCATGGCGTCGAGCGCGTGCTGATCGCGTTCGACCGGGACGACGCGGGCGAGCGTGCCGCCCAGGCGCTGGCCGAACGCTTGCAGGCGGAGGGCTTCGGCGTCTACCGCCTCCAGTTCCCCAAGGGCATGGACGCCAACGACTATGCGCTCAAGGTGCAGCCAGCATCGAAGTCGCTGGGCCTGCTGATCCGCAAGGCCGTGTGGTTAGGAGATGGCGCCGCGCCCGCGCGCGGCGCACTGGAGCCGAACGTGACGGTAGCGCCGGCCGAGCCCGAGCCGGTGCAGGACAGTGCCCCCGCTTTAGCCGCTAAAGAGACGCTCCCCGAGGCGATCCCCGCCGAACCACTGCCGGCCGCGGTGGTGCCGCCCGCGCCCCGGCTCGATCTGGCGGCCGAGGTGAGCGAGCAGGAAGTGGTGATGCGGTTCGGCGAGGACGAAGACATGCGCCGCTGGCGCGTGCGCGGCCTGCCCAAGAACCTGGCGGTGGGCGTGCTCAAGGTCAACCTGATGGTGGCGACTGAGCTGGCCTTCCACGTCGACACGCTGGACCTGTACGCTGCGCGTGCGCGTGCGCGTGCCGTGTTCGTGCAGCAGGCGGCGGGCGAGCTGCGCGTGCCGGAAGCCGTGCTCAAGGCCGAGCTGGGCCGCGTGCTGCTCAAGCTCGAAGCCCTGCAGGACGCCACCATCAGCCAGGCGCTGGAGCCGAAGGCGCCGCCCGTGCCCGAGATGAGCGAGGCCGAGCGCGACGCCGCGCTTGGCCTGCTGAAAACGCCCGACCTGCTGCCCCGCATCCTGGCCGACTTCGAATCCTGCGGCATCGTGGGCGAAGCCACCAACAAGCTGGTGGCCTACCTGGCCGCCATCTCTCGCCTGCTGGAGCGGCCGCTGGCGGTGGTGGTGCAAAGCTCGTCGGCCGCCGGTAAAAGCTCCCTGATGGACGCGGTGCTGGCGTTCATGCCGCCGGAGGAGGCGGTGCGCTACTCGGCCATGAGCGGGCAGAGCCTGTTCTACATGGGCGAGACGAACCTCAAGCACAAGGTGCTGGCGATTGCCGAAGAGGAAGGTGCGAGCCGGGCCAGCTATGCCTTGAAGCTGTTGCAGTCGGACGGCGTGCTGACGATGGCCAGCACCGGCACGGATGCCAACGGCAACCTGGTCGCGCAGGAATACAAGGTCGAAGGGCCGATGAGCCTGTTCATGACGACCACGGCCATCGACGTGGACGAAGAGCTGCTCAACCGCTGCCTGGTGCTCTCGGTGGACGAGGGGCGCGAGCAGACCGCCGCGATCCACCGCCGGCAGCGCGAGCGGCGCACGCTCGCGGGCCTGCTGGGCCAGGAGACGAAAGACGCCATCCTCACCCTGCATCGCAACGCGCAGCGCCTGTTGCGTCCCTTGGCGGTGGTGAACCCCTACGCCGACCAGTTGACGTTCCTGGACGACCGCACACGCACGCGGCGCGACCACGAGAAATACCTCAGCCTGATCGACACCATCGCCTTGCTGCACCAGTGCCAGCGCCCGGTGAAGACGCTCACGGTGGCCGGCCGCCAGGTCGAGTACATCGAGGTCGTGCCGGCCGACATCGAGGCGGCCAACGCGCTCGCGCACGAGGTGCTGGGCCGCAGCCTGGACGAGCTGCCGCCGCAGACGCGCAAGCTGCTGGTGCTGGTGCGCGCGTTCGTGCTGGAGCGCGCCCAGGCGCAGGGCGTGCCGCACCCGGAATACCGCTTCACCCGCAAGGACGTGCGCGAGGCCACCGGCTGGGGCGACACGCAACTGAAGGTGCACCTGGCGCGGCTGGCCGAGCTGGAATACCTGGTGGTGCACCGACAAGGCCAGGGCCACGTCTATGAGCTGCTGTACGACGGCGACGGCGGCAACGTGCCCTATCTCTCCGGCCTGCTCGATCCGGCTCACCTGTACGACGGCCAGCGGTCGGGGCACAACGATGCGCGGTCGGATGCTGGTCGGGGCGCAGTCGGCGCCGGGTCGGCCCCCGGTCAGGCGGAGCGACCGGCCGCCACGCCAGCACTGGCGCGCTTGGCGGCCGCACCGGCCCTGACTGCCCCGACTACGCGGCACCCCCAGGACGGCAAAGCGGCGTCGTACTTGCAGGCGAGCATCCAACCCTTAGCCGCTGCCGGGGCGTGA